The region GAAGTCATCGACACCTTCTGTCTCGGCTTCGCGAACCGCACCCTCGGCTACCGCCTGCCGGGCCGCGCGGCCAGAGAGCGGCTGCAGAAGCTCGGCGTACTGCGCGAATCTGGCCACGAGCACCTGAATGGCTCGCTGATCGTGCCCCTCCTCGGCGAGGGGGGCGAGGTCCTGGGGATGTACGGGCGGAAGATCACGCCCGCCGCGCAACTGCGCAAGGGCACGCCGCTGCACCTGTACCTGCCCGGCCCGCACCGCGGCGTCTTCAACGTCCATGCGCTCAAGGCCAGCAAGACCGTGATCCTGTGCGAGGCGCTCATCGACGCTCTGACCTTCTGGTGCGCGGGCTTCCGCAACGTGACCAGTAGCTACGGCACCTCCGGCTTCACCGACGATCACCTCTCGGCCTTCAAGCGCCACGGCACCGAGACGGTACTGATTGCCTACGACCGAGACGACGCCGGCGAGAGGGCGGCGTCAGCTCTAGCCGAGAAGCTCATCGCCCAAGGCATCACCTGCTACCGCATCCAGTTTCCGAAGGGCATGGATGCGAACGAGTACGCCTTGAAGGTCACGCCAGCCGAGAAGAGCCTGGGCGTGCTCGCGAGAAACGCCGTGTGGCTCGGCAAGGGCAAGGCGCCAGCCGTGGTCGACCTGGTCGCGGCGTCGAAGTGTGAGCCGGAGGCCTCGACGTCCGCCGACGTGATCGAGGCGCCCATCGCCGCACCTCCACCCGAGGCCGCGTGCGACGTCGAGGCTTCGGACGCATTCGCGCGCGCGTCTTCTTCTTTAGCTGCTTTAGCTGCTAAGAACGAAGCGGGGAGCGGGGTGAGTGGTGAGGGGTGCGAAGGCGAGGCGTCGATTCGGGAAACGGGCAACGGACAACGC is a window of Verrucomicrobiota bacterium DNA encoding:
- a CDS encoding toprim domain-containing protein — protein: MARIPEDVIERLKSEVSLERLVQAHGVELKRHGADLIGLCPLHNDKSPSLVVSPKKNLWHCLGACQRGGSVIDWVMATREVSFRHAVEILNGDIPEAPAAKRVALPSPVQVDAEDHELLRQVLLYYHETLKQSPEALAYLEQRGLKHAEVIDTFCLGFANRTLGYRLPGRAARERLQKLGVLRESGHEHLNGSLIVPLLGEGGEVLGMYGRKITPAAQLRKGTPLHLYLPGPHRGVFNVHALKASKTVILCEALIDALTFWCAGFRNVTSSYGTSGFTDDHLSAFKRHGTETVLIAYDRDDAGERAASALAEKLIAQGITCYRIQFPKGMDANEYALKVTPAEKSLGVLARNAVWLGKGKAPAVVDLVAASKCEPEASTSADVIEAPIAAPPPEAACDVEASDAFARASSSLAALAAKNEAGSGVSGEGCEGEASIRETGNGQRSTSGDEVAFVFGDRRYRVRGLAKNLAHGALKVNLLVSRRDSVHVDTLDLYSSRQRAAFVKQAAAELGAAEETIKTDVGQVLMRLEQLQDEQIQEALKPKAKEVTLSESERAAALE